The nucleotide sequence CAACGGAGCTCAAAGGGAGCTGCCCCAAGAGCTGTGGTCGTGCACGGCCTCGCTCCGAACCGAGGTGCTTGTTCCCTGGCACCGCTCGCCTCTGTCGGCATCTAGGGAACGGAGCTCCGTAACGCCCTGGCGTCGGAAGGCCGAGCAAAATCTCAGCAAGCCTGCTGAGAAGGAAACCCTGAGGACCGGCGTTTGGCTTGGAAGGTggctggcagaagaaggtggctgaggacactctaaaagcagcagctgaaggaggcagcctgggaagcctcCAGTGCCTCTCAGCAGTGTCAGCCCGCTAGTATCGCAGAAGGGCTTCTGGGGGTTCCGGGTTTCTATCCTGGTCCCGAATTGCAGTTCTCCAGTCCTGGACTTGGCATTCCTTTTCGCCTGCTCTGGTTGGGCCTGAGACACCCTCTGGTTTTCGTCCTGGTGTCACGGGTGAATTAGTCAGAGAAGTCATCGCCGTGGGCTTAACTCAGAGGGTTTTATTAACGATGAAGCGATGATCAAGTGGTAATCGATCGATGATCGAATGAAGATCACGTGGTCATCAAGTGGTGATCAAGCGATAACTGAATGGTAATTAGAATCACAgcatcctttaggttggaaaagacccttaagatcatcgagtccaaccgttaacctaacactgccaagtccaccgctaacccgtgtccctaagcgccacacctacacgtcttttcgaCGCCTccggggatggcgactcaaccgcttccctgggcagccccttccagtgcttgacaagcctcggcccatcgatccagcccgtccagatccctctggagagcctttccagcctccaacagatcaacgctcccacccaccacctccgaagctgccccacagccactcgCAGTTTCCTACCCCACCACGGAAAGGCTCACGCTGACTCTGAAAGGCAGTTCCTTGCCACGGAAAAAGGCCATTTCCGCCGTGACTCCCCAGCTTGCGGTCCCACCGCCAGAAAGTGCCGGAGGCAGCACATCGCCGAAGCGCTAAGGAGTCCTCAGGCCCTTGTTGGGCTGCCTTAGACCTTAGGCCCTTGTTGGGCCACCTGCGACTCTGAGGTGCCGCCCTGAGGTCCCGTGCTGTGCCCCGGCCACCCACCGCCTCTGAGCGGATGGCACGTGTGAGCCCAGGCCAGGCTCCAAGGTCgctcctgtcccctgtgccggggagcccggcaccGGAGGCAGTACTTGCGACGCAGCCTTACCGGCGCggcgcagaggggaaggatcaccttccccgacctgctggcagcgctccccgtgccgggggcaggagcacagagttccctcggccagggctggagccctggagTCGCGCTGCCCCAACAGCACCTTTCGGCCAACAGCGTCCCCCTCGACGGCTGCCCCGGGGGACCCGGCATCGGACTCTGCacttgctgcaggagcagccgcccCGGTGACGTGGGTGCCGAGGGCTCGGGCCCCCGCCTCGGCACGTCGCAGCCACCCCTGTGAGGCGGTGGCCGCCTCAGAGCGGGCGGCGGGTGGCCGAGGGCGTCCCTGCCCGTAGTTGGGGCGCACGCAGGCCAGCGGTGCTGATGTCACAGTGGCCACCGTGACCCGCGGGGGCAAGCCCACAAAAAGGAGCGCTGGGCACAGGCCGTCTGTCAGTGCGACCTGgcgaggtgaggagagggcaggggagggacggggcttgtgcggggctgccgagggaggaggggggccccAGGCCTCGGGGCGCTGGGCCTGCGCTGCAAGCTCACCcgcctctggcttctccctcgcccgcgccctgcttctccctcagagtcagcagaggagcatttgGAGGAGACGCCCGGCgttgctgggacagggactctCCAGACGCTCGCCGTTGACGTGCGCCATGTCCGCGAGGAAGCAGAAGGCCCCCGGCTCGatggagcagggtgagagcaaaGTAGCCCTCCCGCAGCGTAGCAGAGGGCTTGTCGGGGCGGTCAGCGTGGGGCCGAgagcggtggcagggggaggcaggagctccccgacgaccaccccggggcagggcccctcctgtcctcagccagcggggcccaggctgggcagtgggcacctgctgggacccccgtgcctgcaatgcccccttcctctccaaggcctccagccctgcccatcagccggctcggcaggggcagagcaggccctTGGGGGCAATCCCTCAGGGacgcttcccccggccccgcagaggtgctcattcccagtggcgtttgctctctcccctccagcatgcctGCTGTGTCGCCGGGCAGAGGCTGACCCGGCTCTCTGCGGGGCCAAACTGGAGAAGCAAGGGCTCTGTGCCCATGTGTTTTGCCTGGTGAGTTACGCCggggctccctccagctttccgacaggcagtccctgccacgctctcctcagcagctcctcctcttttctctactgcagctttttgccaACGAGCTTTTTCAGCAAGGGGGCAGGGAAGTAGGACTCATGGGATTTCTCCCCGAGGATATTCGACGTGCAGTCGCGTGGGCAGCGTGGAAGGTGAGCACCTGACAAGGCCGGGGAGATCTGTGCCGGGAGAGGTTTGCGGGAGCCTAGCCCAGACCcgagagagaaatcccagcccttccagccggctctgggacaggagtcttgctcccagcagctccacagaggctccAGCACAGGAGCCTCGTCCGACAGGCGCATCTGCGGGGTGTGACCCGGCAGCGGCCACATCCTGCGCCCTGCCCGgaggcgtggggctggccgtggcggccctgaggctgccgctgatgggggctgctctgctctttccagcactgcttcgtCTGTGGCGAGAGCGGGGCCGCcatctcctgctggcagaggagctgcgacCGCAGCTTCCATCTCCCCTGTGCCGCGGAGGGTGGATGCGTCACCCAGTTCGCTCTTCAGTACAggtacctcctctcccctcctcgctGCCACCCGGGGAAGGAGCCAGCGCTTCTCACCTCGcccatccctttcctcttgcccccagggccttctgctggcagcaccgcccagagcaggcagtggaggcagctccggaggagaacaccacctgcctcatctgcctggaccttgtggaggagagaaagtcCTACGGCACCATGGTGTGCCCAGCGTGCAAACACGCCTGGTTCCACAGGGGCTGCATCCAGGCAGGAGCCGTTCCCTCGCCCCCGGGGTTCCCTCGCCCCCGGCGCACGGCAGGCGCTCGGCAGCACCAGGGCCTCGCTCATGCTCCttatgtttctcctcctgcagggacaggctctgtGCGCCGGCATTTCTTGCTTCCAGTGCCCCCTCTGTAGAGATAAGGAgctatttctcttggaaatgctcaCCATGGGGATCCGAATCCCCTCCAGGTCGGTGCCCTTCTGGCCGGCTCACAAGACAGGAGGCTGCAAGCGCTGTGCCGCCcgcgccaggggctgccccagcagtcCTTCCTGGCCCTCCGCTGTCCCGCGAGTCTGGGCTTCAGCTTCACGGGGGAGCTGGaaacagggcagggcagagggggcgagcagggacgccctgcatctcccttatgccggggcagcaggggctcatccattttcctttctccatcagacTGCCATCGTGGGAGAACAGGCGTGCATACGCAGCACTAAGTGAGAGGCACAGCCGCTGCGATGCCAGGGAGTGCCTTtgtccaggaggcagggagcaggcagaggaagaggggtaagttgccaaagctgcaccccggggctctgTACGGGAAGCCTGTCTCGCCAAGGGCTCGAAGCGCAAGGACTGAGACCGAGAGCTCGGCCGGACAATCCCGTGCTGCGGTCACTTTGTCCTCACAGCCAtgaacccctttgcttccccaggccctggcaactgctcctgtgctgctcctgcgctgCCGAGGGCACCCACAGACGCTGCTCCGACTTGAGGAGCAGCACGGCCAGCTGGGAGTGCGACGCGTGTGCTGGCCTGGGCACCGGTAAGAGGCAAAGCacccgcctgcccctgggctggggccaggggccaggcaaggcctggcagcgggagcccggggtgggcctggcagagcctctctgctctaggagggctgggggcaccgctCTGGCCTATCCTGCCCCGGGCCTGGGGGCCGTGCCCTTGACCTTCCTGCTTCCCCTTACAGCCTCCAGTGCCAGCTCGGAGCTCGccggccccagcactgccagccaggcaggatcGGGGCCTTCCCACGGCTCGCCGGcacccgacgccagcagccccagcaccgccagccagctgccagcggggtcctcctgcggctccccaccgccggagaccagcagccccggcaccgccagCCAGGCGGCATCAGGGTtctcctgcggctccccgccacttcagggcagcagccgctccagcccccctgggcccgtgcggatgcgagaccgctcccgcttgcaacgccgggagcaacatccctacagccggcccggaagacgccgtgacaggagccgtgcgccagcaccaagtgccgagagcagcacccccagccaggcggcgctggggccgtcccacagctccccggcaccccgacgccagcagccccagcaccgccagccagctgccagcggggtcctcctgcggctccccaccgccggaaaccagcagccccagcactgggagccagGCGGCGTTCGGGCCACCCCACGGCTCCCTGGCACCGCAGACCAGCAGCCCCGCCGATGCGGCATCAGGGCCGTCCCAAGGCTCCCCagtgcttcagggcagcagccgcgccagcccccctgggcccgacCGCGTGCGAAACAGCTCCCGCTTGCGacgccgggcccaacatccctacagccggcccggaagacgccgtgacaggagccgtgcgccagcaccaagtgccgagagcagcacccccagccaggcggcgctggggccgtcccacagctccccggcacccgagaccagcagccccagcaccgccagccagctgccagcggggtcctcctgcggctccccagcgctcgagagcagcagaagctccagcccccctgggcccgtgcggatgcgagaccgctcccgcttgcaacgccgggcccaacatccctacagccggcccggacgCCGCCGCGGGACCAGCCGTGCGCCATCCCCGAGCGCTGGTCCTGATCCCCCTCCACCCGTACAATAAAGCTGGCCGTTAATCTCTGCGCTGGGACATTCCACGCTCATtcgtcggcttcctcctcctccacctctccctttcttggggGGCAGCCTTAGGGGCTGGGCCCAGAGCGTCGTCTTCTCCCTGGCGgttggcagcaccttccccagacctccctcctcgCGGGCTGGCCTTGGCCGGCTGCCCCGCGCCATGGCCGTGGGCTTCgggtctctgcccccacccccgggagGGTGGCCCGGCACGGCCCAGTCGGCGCCACCGCCCGTCTCCGGCAAcgtgggctgtgccccccccagccggcacggccctcacggctcgccccccaaaatcacgcgccccggccccagcgacttttgacacgcttcatctctctctccttctcgacaaggctat is from Harpia harpyja isolate bHarHar1 chromosome Z, bHarHar1 primary haplotype, whole genome shotgun sequence and encodes:
- the LOC128137894 gene encoding PHD finger protein 7-like is translated as MSARKQKAPGSMEQACLLCRRAEADPALCGAKLEKQGLCAHVFCLLFANELFQQGGREVGLMGFLPEDIRRAVAWAAWKHCFVCGESGAAISCWQRSCDRSFHLPCAAEGGCVTQFALQYRAFCWQHRPEQAVEAAPEENTTCLICLDLVEERKSYGTMVCPACKHAWFHRGCIQGQALCAGISCFQCPLCRDKELFLLEMLTMGIRIPSRLPSWENRRAYAALSERHSRCDARECLCPGGREQAEEEGPWQLLLCCSCAAEGTHRRCSDLRSSTASWECDACAGLGTASSASSELAGPSTASQAGSGPSHGSPAPDGSSRASPPGPDRVRNSSRLRRRAQHPYSRPGRRRDRSRAPAPSAESSTPSQAALGPSHSSPAPETSSPSTASQLPAGSSCGSPALESSRSSSPPGPVRMRDRSRLQRRAQHPYSRPGRRRGTSRAPSPSAGPDPPPPVQ